A window of the Salipiger sp. H15 genome harbors these coding sequences:
- a CDS encoding GTA-gp10 family protein, with protein sequence MAIAKSGVYEEEVGGKLRRLVLRNGEIERFEAEHDLGIFELWDQLFGKVSRGPQVRHVRDLVALALVGGGMSDRAADEIVADLPPSENMRLRQIAQRVLGVAFIPAVLEADKKKEAGSPGAQSGPEPTTAPGSGF encoded by the coding sequence ATGGCGATCGCGAAGAGCGGCGTCTACGAAGAGGAGGTCGGCGGCAAGCTCCGCCGTCTCGTCCTCAGGAATGGCGAGATCGAGCGCTTCGAGGCGGAGCACGATCTCGGCATCTTCGAACTCTGGGATCAGCTTTTCGGCAAGGTATCGCGCGGGCCGCAGGTGCGGCACGTGCGCGACCTGGTCGCGCTCGCGCTGGTGGGCGGTGGCATGTCCGACCGCGCCGCCGACGAGATCGTCGCGGACCTGCCGCCGTCGGAGAACATGCGGCTGCGCCAGATCGCGCAGCGGGTTCTGGGGGTGGCATTCATTCCCGCCGTCCTCGAGGCGGACAAAAAAAAAGAGGCTGGATCGCCCGGGGCACAGAGCGGCCCCGAACCCACTACGGCGCCCGGGAGCGGGTTCTGA
- a CDS encoding phage major tail protein, TP901-1 family, protein MAKQKGRTLLIKLSNGQESPTFETLCALTTKTLTINNEEIDVTTADCTAPNGALWTEVLDGVKRVSLSGNGISKKDNAEARLASVAMSSPPVVDAEIIVPNFGTFAGSFFIQSGDFGGDQSGGVTFSLTAASTGVVTFTPEVAV, encoded by the coding sequence ATGGCAAAACAGAAGGGGCGCACGCTCCTCATCAAGCTCAGCAACGGGCAGGAATCGCCGACCTTCGAGACGCTCTGCGCGCTCACCACGAAGACGCTCACCATCAACAACGAAGAGATCGACGTCACCACCGCCGATTGCACCGCGCCGAACGGCGCGCTCTGGACCGAGGTGCTCGACGGGGTGAAGCGGGTTTCGCTCTCGGGCAACGGCATCTCCAAGAAGGACAACGCCGAGGCGCGCCTCGCATCGGTTGCGATGTCGAGCCCGCCGGTGGTTGATGCCGAGATCATCGTGCCGAACTTCGGGACTTTCGCGGGATCGTTCTTCATCCAGTCAGGCGATTTCGGCGGGGACCAGTCCGGCGGCGTGACCTTCAGCCTGACCGCGGCTTCGACCGGCGTGGTGACCTTCACGCCCGAGGTGGCAGTCTGA
- a CDS encoding DUF3168 domain-containing protein, translated as MADGPVLALQDAVVLALLADADVAALVSGRVFVEPQDDVVFPYIHLGRQDASADRIGCYTDDSIIFSVECHSRPVSARVEALQIAHAVRMALDDAELALDGYTLDWCDYLTHAVSRSSAGDTYTATVAFEAAVAVAT; from the coding sequence GTGGCTGACGGTCCGGTTCTTGCGCTTCAGGATGCCGTGGTGCTCGCCTTGCTGGCCGACGCCGATGTCGCGGCGCTGGTCTCGGGGCGCGTCTTCGTCGAGCCGCAGGATGATGTCGTGTTTCCCTACATCCATCTCGGCCGGCAGGACGCCAGCGCGGACCGGATCGGCTGTTACACCGACGACTCGATCATCTTCTCGGTGGAGTGTCACTCGCGCCCCGTCTCCGCCCGCGTCGAGGCGCTGCAGATCGCCCATGCCGTTCGCATGGCGCTCGATGACGCCGAGCTCGCGCTCGACGGCTACACCCTCGATTGGTGCGACTATCTCACCCATGCCGTGAGCCGGTCCTCGGCCGGCGACACCTACACCGCGACCGTGGCCTTCGAGGCGGCTGTCGCGGTTGCCACGTAA
- a CDS encoding head-tail adaptor protein has protein sequence MSRATSRPRARPSACSVSSGRRGTCGRTCRRGADVAGGRLSDRITVQRKAKGTPRPGVVVTGWANLEVEPGVALQLWADFAEQPGSESLVAGRDEAVRRAVVRIKDGPLARQVTAADRLVGRGAVWKIRSTPARSQARADVLELTCEEWVNAPDWEA, from the coding sequence GTGTCTCGGGCGACATCCAGACCCCGCGCGCGTCCTTCAGCGTGCAGCGTCTCATCCGGCAGGCGCGGTACGTGCGGCCGAACGTGTCGGCGGGGTGCTGACGTGGCGGGTGGGCGCCTGAGTGATCGCATCACGGTCCAGCGCAAGGCAAAAGGAACTCCGCGCCCTGGCGTGGTGGTGACCGGCTGGGCGAACCTCGAGGTCGAGCCCGGCGTGGCGCTGCAGCTCTGGGCCGATTTCGCCGAGCAGCCGGGCAGCGAAAGCCTTGTTGCAGGGCGCGATGAGGCGGTGCGACGGGCCGTGGTGCGCATCAAGGACGGGCCGCTCGCGCGCCAGGTCACTGCCGCTGACCGGCTCGTCGGGCGGGGTGCGGTCTGGAAAATCCGCAGCACGCCCGCACGGTCGCAGGCGCGGGCCGATGTCCTCGAGCTCACCTGTGAAGAGTGGGTCAATGCCCCGGATTGGGAGGCCTGA
- a CDS encoding phage major capsid protein, with the protein MGDINDLRRARKAAADDMQAKADALTALEDQESADEAAVQGAQAAFDVAKAAFDKADRQVKRAEEVEAASASAAVPEPGSEPDAPRTTAAQPKEKGLQFGAMLRTLAAAGGNVHTARVIAEENGQSGLFSAQNVSSAAAGGFLVPEDVSSEVIELLRPASVVTAMGPRIVPMPDGNMTQNRRASGANFGYGDEVSDAPVTGYAYGQMKLSAKKMRGIIPISNDLLRTASTAVDRMVRDDAIADAAQIQDRYFLRGQGTEFAPKGLRFQLLGTAAAATNILAMTGGATVQAVNSNLGRMELALANANVPYMGAHWIMSPRTAMFLTNLVDGNGNKAFPEMAGGQLRRKPVHVTTEMPSNLGAGGNESEIMLVHPMHVVIGEHMGITIAMSDQAAYRDDNGQLQSSFSRDETLMRMIMQHDLGLRHLPAVAVMTGVTWADQ; encoded by the coding sequence ATGGGCGATATCAACGACCTGCGCCGCGCTCGCAAGGCCGCGGCGGATGACATGCAGGCCAAGGCCGATGCTCTGACCGCGCTCGAAGACCAGGAGAGCGCCGACGAGGCGGCGGTGCAGGGCGCGCAGGCGGCATTCGACGTGGCCAAGGCTGCCTTCGACAAGGCGGATCGCCAGGTGAAGCGCGCCGAGGAGGTCGAAGCGGCGAGCGCCTCGGCGGCGGTGCCCGAGCCCGGCTCCGAGCCGGACGCGCCCCGCACCACCGCGGCGCAGCCGAAGGAGAAGGGGCTGCAGTTCGGCGCCATGCTCCGCACCCTCGCGGCGGCGGGCGGCAACGTCCACACGGCCCGCGTCATCGCGGAGGAGAACGGCCAAAGCGGGCTCTTCTCGGCGCAGAACGTGTCCTCGGCCGCGGCCGGCGGCTTCCTCGTTCCCGAGGACGTCAGCTCCGAGGTGATCGAGTTGCTGCGCCCGGCGAGCGTCGTGACCGCCATGGGGCCCCGCATCGTGCCGATGCCCGATGGCAACATGACCCAGAACCGCCGCGCCAGCGGTGCGAACTTCGGCTATGGCGACGAGGTCTCGGACGCGCCGGTGACCGGCTACGCCTATGGCCAGATGAAGCTCTCGGCGAAGAAGATGCGCGGGATCATCCCGATCTCGAACGACCTGCTGCGCACCGCCTCGACCGCCGTCGATCGTATGGTGCGGGATGACGCGATCGCGGATGCGGCGCAGATCCAGGACCGCTACTTCCTGCGCGGCCAGGGCACCGAGTTCGCGCCGAAAGGTCTGCGCTTCCAGCTGCTCGGCACTGCCGCGGCCGCGACCAACATCCTCGCGATGACCGGTGGCGCGACCGTGCAGGCGGTCAACAGCAACCTCGGCCGCATGGAGCTGGCGCTGGCCAATGCCAACGTTCCCTACATGGGCGCGCATTGGATCATGTCGCCGCGCACCGCGATGTTCCTGACCAACCTCGTCGACGGCAACGGCAACAAGGCGTTCCCCGAGATGGCGGGCGGGCAGCTGCGCCGCAAGCCGGTGCATGTCACCACCGAGATGCCGTCCAATCTCGGCGCGGGCGGCAACGAGTCGGAGATCATGCTGGTGCACCCGATGCACGTCGTCATCGGCGAGCACATGGGCATCACCATCGCGATGTCCGACCAGGCGGCCTACCGTGACGACAACGGCCAGCTGCAGTCGTCCTTCAGCCGCGACGAGACGCTGATGCGCATGATCATGCAGCACGATCTCGGCCTGCGCCATCTGCCGGCGGTCGCCGTGATGACCGGCGTGACCTGGGCTGACCAGTAA
- a CDS encoding S49 family peptidase: protein MTVQTVASLFACTPLALSRTHGAPLLQMAMPGGEGAPQAVETALSVRLEPGERYAISRNVAIVPLRGLLTPNQFLLERWLGWSTYHGLEATMEELAANEDVAAIVLLCDSPGGYVLGIAGAAAAVAAAKAVKPVHALVHPLSASACYHIASQATDISLTPGSIVGSIGCMRIDAAPMQPGLFGEQTFIITSSNARAKRPDPSSDEGRTEILRGLDAMEADFHAAVSAGRGIPLAELPERLSVTDDPADGGAIFWGEDARSRGLVDRLETLRAFWDRIGAAYAPRPTRPAGRGARAQALAAAAAARLAS, encoded by the coding sequence ATGACCGTTCAGACCGTTGCGAGCCTCTTCGCCTGCACGCCGCTTGCGCTCTCGCGGACCCACGGCGCGCCGCTCCTGCAGATGGCCATGCCGGGCGGAGAGGGGGCGCCGCAAGCAGTCGAGACCGCGCTGTCGGTCCGCCTCGAGCCGGGCGAGCGCTATGCGATCAGCCGCAACGTGGCGATCGTGCCGCTGCGCGGCCTGCTGACGCCGAACCAGTTCCTGCTCGAGCGTTGGCTCGGCTGGTCGACCTATCATGGCCTCGAGGCGACCATGGAAGAGCTGGCGGCGAACGAGGATGTCGCGGCGATCGTTCTGCTCTGCGACTCCCCGGGCGGCTATGTCCTCGGGATCGCCGGGGCGGCGGCGGCCGTCGCGGCCGCGAAGGCAGTCAAGCCCGTGCATGCACTGGTCCATCCGCTCTCGGCCTCGGCCTGCTATCACATCGCCAGTCAGGCGACCGACATCTCGCTGACCCCGGGCAGCATCGTGGGCTCGATCGGCTGCATGCGGATTGACGCCGCGCCGATGCAGCCGGGCCTCTTCGGTGAGCAGACCTTCATCATCACCTCGTCGAACGCCCGCGCGAAGCGCCCTGACCCGTCGAGCGACGAGGGCCGCACCGAAATCCTGCGTGGTCTCGACGCGATGGAGGCGGACTTCCACGCCGCCGTGTCGGCCGGGCGGGGCATCCCGCTCGCCGAGCTGCCCGAGCGGCTTTCGGTGACCGACGATCCCGCCGACGGCGGCGCGATCTTCTGGGGCGAGGATGCCCGGTCTCGCGGCCTCGTGGATCGTCTCGAGACGTTGCGCGCCTTCTGGGATCGCATCGGCGCTGCCTACGCGCCGCGCCCGACCCGGCCGGCCGGACGTGGCGCGCGGGCGCAGGCACTCGCCGCCGCAGCGGCAGCCCGGCTCGCGAGCTGA
- a CDS encoding phage portal protein — protein MKLFGLHISRAGGAAAAARVEPPISAPAVVSGGNEGLLAVGWGSLGPSASVRGLPRVTPESAVHHGTVFACCNNIAGDLAKVPLKLWQRRADGQDVRVRQHAVAELLNGEAAPGVPARLVRFAAVYAYALRGNGHIYGPRDGGGELMRLDIVRQGSVAILRDGLERFYQFEDGAGVQRRVPARAMVHLRYMAEDGWTGRSPIHVAAESVGIALAGQRAAARNAAGGTTKGVIKLGDNYESEEQRTRNARRIKGTMTDPSGDGWIVTNPDEDVKALDISAADQELLSSRKFDREMIAGIYRMPPSKLQMLEYGVKANGEQQAIDYLTDCLLHWSALVEAQLDVALLTRAEREAGLFLRHDFGALLQPTVKEQYEALNRAVGGPFMRPNEARTKLGLAPVDEGAQLNPAPNMTRAEPARPAPEGDDE, from the coding sequence ATGAAGCTCTTCGGACTGCACATCTCCCGGGCTGGCGGGGCCGCGGCTGCCGCGCGCGTCGAGCCGCCAATCTCGGCGCCGGCGGTGGTGTCGGGCGGGAACGAGGGGCTGCTGGCCGTGGGCTGGGGCTCGCTCGGCCCGTCCGCATCCGTCCGCGGCCTGCCGCGCGTGACGCCAGAGTCCGCGGTCCATCACGGCACCGTCTTCGCCTGCTGCAACAATATCGCAGGCGATCTCGCCAAGGTGCCCCTGAAGCTCTGGCAGCGACGAGCTGACGGGCAGGATGTGCGGGTGCGCCAGCACGCCGTGGCCGAGCTGCTGAACGGCGAGGCCGCTCCCGGTGTTCCGGCGCGCCTGGTGCGCTTTGCCGCCGTCTACGCCTACGCGCTGCGCGGCAACGGTCACATCTACGGGCCGCGTGACGGGGGCGGCGAGCTCATGCGGCTCGACATCGTGCGCCAGGGCTCGGTGGCCATCCTGCGCGACGGGCTCGAGCGCTTCTACCAGTTCGAGGACGGGGCAGGGGTACAGCGCCGCGTTCCCGCCCGGGCGATGGTGCACCTGCGCTACATGGCCGAAGATGGCTGGACCGGGCGCAGCCCGATCCATGTCGCGGCCGAGAGCGTCGGGATTGCGCTCGCTGGCCAGCGCGCCGCGGCGCGCAACGCTGCCGGCGGCACCACCAAGGGCGTGATCAAGCTCGGCGACAACTACGAGAGCGAGGAGCAGCGCACCCGCAACGCCCGCCGCATCAAGGGCACGATGACCGATCCCTCGGGAGACGGCTGGATCGTCACCAACCCCGACGAGGACGTGAAGGCGCTCGACATCTCGGCCGCCGATCAGGAACTGCTGTCCAGCCGCAAGTTCGATCGCGAGATGATCGCAGGCATCTACCGCATGCCGCCGAGCAAGCTTCAGATGCTCGAGTACGGCGTGAAGGCCAATGGCGAGCAGCAGGCCATCGACTACCTGACCGACTGCCTGCTGCACTGGTCGGCGCTGGTCGAGGCGCAACTCGACGTGGCGCTGCTGACCCGCGCCGAGCGCGAGGCGGGTCTCTTCCTGCGCCATGACTTCGGCGCGCTGCTGCAGCCGACGGTGAAGGAGCAATACGAGGCGCTGAACCGCGCGGTCGGCGGGCCCTTCATGCGGCCGAACGAGGCGCGCACGAAGCTTGGTCTCGCGCCGGTCGATGAGGGCGCGCAGCTCAACCCGGCCCCCAACATGACGCGCGCGGAGCCGGCGCGTCCTGCACCCGAAGGAGACGACGAATGA
- a CDS encoding terminase TerL endonuclease subunit: MEAIDHPVSRYALDVIEDQVLAGPLVRMACERHLLDLETGADRGLVFDTGAADMVIRFASVLRHTTGSMAGAALTLQPWQVFRHGSVFGWKHAETGLRRFRSTYHQVAKKNGKTTDTAVPMLYTQLFDGEGAPQGYCAATTRDQAGLLFNEIKRMIRGSSALSQLLDVYKTQIQSPRTNGYIAALSRDGNSADGINPHFAARDEVHRWTDRELADVVTNSMIARSQPIDWAITTAGADRASLCGEIRGYAERVMRGDVRDDSFFGFVAEPPEDADPSDPATWAMANPNLGVAFTEADFRRIHDEAQAIRGKMPNFRRLHLNLWTEGEQSWIARDVWDGGMATAPFKLEQLFGRKAWVGLDLSRTTDLTSIVVAVPVDGVIYLLCFAFIAEGPKGFVARAQSENRDYVAWRDDGWLEVHRGGVIDEDQVIERMKWIRARFDLQEVAYDRWGMKYVAGELDKMRFPLLEFGQGYASMSPATKRFERAVIQNRLRHNGNPLLAWAVGNVILDQDAAENVKPNKKKATGRIDPAVAAIMAVGRAEVGEEKRKARDVVIV, encoded by the coding sequence GTGGAGGCAATTGACCACCCGGTGAGCCGGTACGCCCTCGACGTGATCGAGGACCAGGTGCTCGCCGGACCGCTGGTCCGGATGGCCTGCGAGCGTCACCTGCTAGACCTCGAGACCGGCGCCGATCGTGGCCTCGTCTTCGACACCGGAGCGGCGGACATGGTGATCCGCTTCGCGAGCGTGCTGCGGCATACCACCGGGTCCATGGCCGGGGCGGCGCTGACGTTGCAGCCCTGGCAAGTCTTCCGGCACGGCTCGGTCTTCGGCTGGAAGCACGCCGAGACCGGGCTGCGGCGGTTCCGCTCAACCTACCACCAGGTGGCGAAGAAGAACGGCAAGACCACCGACACGGCGGTGCCGATGCTCTACACCCAGCTCTTTGACGGAGAGGGGGCGCCGCAGGGCTATTGCGCCGCGACGACACGAGATCAGGCGGGGCTGCTCTTCAACGAGATCAAGCGGATGATCCGCGGGTCTTCAGCGCTCTCGCAGCTGCTCGACGTCTACAAGACGCAGATCCAGTCGCCGCGCACCAATGGTTACATCGCGGCGCTGAGCCGCGACGGGAACAGCGCCGACGGGATCAACCCGCATTTTGCGGCCCGCGACGAGGTGCACCGCTGGACGGACCGAGAGCTGGCCGACGTGGTGACCAACTCGATGATCGCGCGCTCGCAGCCGATCGACTGGGCGATCACCACGGCCGGCGCCGACAGGGCGAGCCTCTGCGGGGAAATTCGCGGCTATGCCGAGCGGGTGATGCGCGGCGATGTGCGCGACGACAGCTTCTTCGGGTTCGTGGCTGAGCCGCCCGAGGATGCTGACCCTTCGGACCCGGCCACCTGGGCCATGGCGAACCCGAACCTCGGGGTGGCCTTCACCGAGGCGGACTTCCGGCGCATCCATGACGAGGCGCAGGCGATCCGCGGCAAGATGCCGAACTTCCGGCGCCTGCACCTCAACCTCTGGACCGAGGGCGAGCAGAGCTGGATTGCCCGGGACGTCTGGGATGGCGGCATGGCCACGGCACCGTTCAAGCTCGAGCAGCTCTTCGGGCGCAAGGCTTGGGTCGGCCTCGACCTCAGCCGGACTACAGACCTCACCTCGATCGTCGTCGCCGTGCCGGTCGACGGGGTGATCTACCTGCTGTGCTTCGCGTTCATCGCGGAGGGCCCGAAGGGCTTCGTGGCGCGGGCGCAGTCGGAGAACCGGGACTATGTCGCCTGGCGCGACGATGGCTGGCTCGAGGTGCACCGGGGCGGGGTGATCGACGAGGACCAGGTCATCGAGCGGATGAAATGGATCAGGGCGCGCTTCGATCTCCAGGAGGTCGCCTATGACCGCTGGGGCATGAAGTACGTGGCGGGCGAGCTCGACAAGATGCGCTTCCCGCTCCTCGAGTTTGGCCAGGGCTATGCCAGCATGTCGCCGGCCACCAAGCGCTTCGAGCGCGCGGTCATCCAGAACCGGCTGCGCCACAATGGCAACCCGCTGCTCGCCTGGGCGGTGGGCAACGTGATCCTCGACCAGGACGCGGCCGAGAACGTGAAACCGAACAAGAAGAAGGCCACCGGCCGGATCGACCCGGCCGTCGCCGCGATCATGGCGGTGGGCCGCGCCGAGGTTGGCGAAGAGAAACGCAAGGCAAGGGACGTGGTGATCGTATGA
- a CDS encoding P27 family phage terminase small subunit codes for MKGRKPNMDNVVPMREEMPKPIPAAHDLMSEPAKAVWERLAPELVKFDRLKPHFEDIFAAYCEAVADVIELTSNIALEGRTYAVKTRNGMQQKKTANWQARQDALANMRQLGALFGMTPVDDARLSSGAQGDLFDDLLRQLRGGN; via the coding sequence ATGAAGGGGCGGAAGCCGAACATGGATAACGTGGTGCCGATGCGGGAGGAGATGCCCAAGCCGATTCCCGCGGCGCACGATCTCATGTCCGAGCCCGCCAAGGCGGTGTGGGAGCGTCTCGCGCCCGAGCTGGTCAAGTTCGACCGGCTCAAGCCGCACTTCGAGGACATCTTCGCCGCCTACTGCGAAGCGGTGGCCGACGTCATCGAGCTGACCAGCAATATCGCGCTCGAGGGCCGCACTTACGCCGTCAAGACGCGCAACGGCATGCAGCAGAAGAAGACGGCGAACTGGCAGGCACGGCAGGATGCGCTGGCGAACATGCGCCAGCTCGGCGCGCTTTTCGGCATGACGCCGGTGGACGATGCGCGCCTCAGCTCGGGGGCGCAGGGCGATCTCTTCGACGATCTCCTGCGGCAGCTTCGTGGAGGCAATTGA
- a CDS encoding HNH endonuclease signature motif containing protein translates to MRKLCAAPGCEEIAVIGKARCAEHQAEQDRKRAGQKAAAQATPHAAAARALYADPRWKKAARLFLQRHPCCVDCAELGVVEPATDVDHVVPHKGDRSLFWDRSNWQALCHRCHSRKTAREVFHGDRG, encoded by the coding sequence ATGCGTAAGCTCTGCGCTGCGCCCGGCTGCGAAGAGATAGCGGTCATCGGCAAGGCGCGCTGCGCCGAGCACCAGGCGGAACAGGACCGGAAGCGGGCAGGGCAGAAGGCGGCGGCGCAGGCCACGCCTCACGCTGCCGCCGCGCGAGCGCTCTACGCCGATCCCCGGTGGAAGAAGGCGGCGCGGCTCTTCCTTCAGCGGCATCCGTGCTGCGTCGATTGCGCGGAGCTCGGCGTTGTCGAGCCCGCGACCGACGTCGACCACGTGGTTCCGCACAAGGGCGACCGGTCGCTCTTTTGGGATCGGTCGAACTGGCAGGCCCTGTGCCATCGCTGCCACAGCCGGAAGACGGCCCGCGAGGTTTTCCACGGGGACCGGGGGTAG
- a CDS encoding transcription termination/antitermination NusG family protein, whose product MSISLSEEQWKERAMVSSYLSLRIGDAVPTESSSAPIFDPGENAWYALLCRPQQERQAESWLAARGVYAFHPVTSRRTRVRGHVREYERRYLPGYVFARFGGVPVPHRVLTSPFLTGALCRSDGRWGVLGSKRLAALHEMRARDLRQEDERQEQKRKAAAARRVRAGDRAMFRTGPLEGFQCEVVEIDAAGGIKVRFELFGRENSVTTTGDTLVGLAAKES is encoded by the coding sequence ATGAGCATCTCGTTGTCGGAAGAGCAGTGGAAAGAGCGCGCAATGGTCAGTTCCTACCTCAGCCTTAGGATCGGCGATGCCGTCCCAACCGAGAGCAGCTCGGCCCCCATCTTCGATCCGGGCGAGAACGCCTGGTATGCGCTTCTCTGCCGCCCGCAGCAGGAGCGGCAGGCAGAGAGCTGGCTGGCGGCGCGGGGCGTTTACGCCTTCCATCCGGTGACCTCGCGGCGGACCAGGGTGCGCGGGCACGTCCGAGAATACGAGCGCCGGTACCTGCCGGGCTATGTCTTCGCGCGCTTCGGCGGTGTGCCGGTTCCGCACCGGGTCCTGACCTCGCCCTTCCTCACCGGCGCGCTCTGCCGGTCGGATGGGAGGTGGGGTGTTCTTGGCTCGAAGCGTCTGGCCGCGCTGCACGAGATGCGCGCGCGTGACCTCCGGCAGGAAGACGAGCGCCAGGAACAGAAGCGGAAGGCCGCAGCGGCGCGGCGCGTGCGTGCCGGTGACCGGGCAATGTTCCGGACCGGGCCGCTCGAAGGGTTCCAGTGCGAGGTTGTCGAGATCGACGCCGCGGGCGGCATCAAAGTGCGCTTCGAGCTCTTCGGTCGGGAGAACTCTGTCACCACCACGGGCGACACGCTCGTGGGGCTGGCTGCGAAAGAGAGTTGA
- a CDS encoding S24 family peptidase — translation MIDPSSSFIGVCTSQKVIYSLHGPQYAVILPPRQRSSYRSTGEETCGNFDRMDMGEILSRISAKSKEKGLSEQGLAKAAGLSKDGIRNWRRRHEAGEENAGANVSSISKVAATLGVSELWLLHGVGEEMIPTISIAGKVGAGAQVPVFDAYTKGDGPQVECPPGLSPHGVVAVEVEGDSMEPVFSSGDLLFYTRHTHDGVPAEAIGHRCVVEDENGMGWVKGKTRR, via the coding sequence GTGATCGACCCTAGCAGCTCTTTTATAGGCGTCTGCACGAGCCAGAAGGTGATCTATAGTCTGCATGGGCCGCAGTATGCGGTTATTTTACCGCCTCGTCAACGGTCATCTTACCGCTCTACTGGCGAGGAAACGTGCGGTAATTTCGACCGCATGGACATGGGCGAAATTCTCTCTCGCATTTCTGCGAAGTCGAAGGAGAAAGGTCTTTCCGAGCAAGGGCTCGCGAAAGCCGCAGGCCTTTCTAAAGACGGCATCCGAAACTGGAGACGCCGACACGAGGCTGGCGAGGAAAACGCTGGGGCGAACGTTAGTTCGATTAGCAAAGTAGCTGCGACACTTGGAGTATCGGAGCTTTGGCTCTTGCACGGTGTTGGGGAAGAGATGATTCCGACCATTTCCATTGCGGGAAAGGTCGGCGCCGGCGCTCAAGTTCCAGTCTTTGACGCCTACACCAAGGGAGATGGGCCACAAGTTGAATGCCCTCCCGGCCTGTCACCGCATGGGGTGGTGGCTGTGGAGGTGGAGGGCGACAGCATGGAACCTGTCTTCAGCTCTGGCGATCTCCTGTTTTACACTCGCCACACGCATGACGGCGTTCCTGCAGAGGCCATAGGGCATCGCTGTGTGGTCGAGGATGAAAACGGCATGGGGTGGGTCAAAGGTAAGACCAGGCGATGA
- a CDS encoding DUF2312 domain-containing protein — MKETAEDVEVKNGAYGVAAGELKSFIERFERLDLEKKEIADQQKEVMAEAKGRGYDTKVIRKIIALRKRDKADIAEEEAVLAMYKAALGMD, encoded by the coding sequence ATGAAGGAGACCGCCGAGGACGTCGAGGTCAAGAACGGCGCCTACGGCGTCGCCGCGGGCGAGCTGAAGAGCTTCATCGAGCGCTTCGAGCGCCTCGATCTCGAGAAGAAAGAGATCGCCGACCAGCAGAAGGAGGTGATGGCCGAAGCCAAGGGACGAGGCTACGACACCAAGGTGATCCGCAAGATCATCGCCCTGCGCAAGCGCGACAAGGCCGACATTGCCGAGGAAGAAGCGGTGCTCGCGATGTACAAAGCCGCGCTGGGGATGGACTGA